From the genome of Flavobacterium luteolum, one region includes:
- a CDS encoding LytR/AlgR family response regulator transcription factor: protein MNKKINCIILDDEPFAVKLIADYASKISRLNVLYADSDVFKAIEVLNTESVDLIFIDIQMPQLTGIELMQMFNQKYNFIITSAYPQYALEAFQFHVIDYLLKPITFNRFYQSVEKFIRWQETFQIPEKAGDDYLFVKADRKHYKIALNDILYIEGLRDYIRIHTNDEKIMALENMKDILEKLPNQFIRIHRSYIIPKDKIKVIDGNQIVMKSGNALPIGETYRKLVSEWLM, encoded by the coding sequence ATGAATAAAAAAATAAATTGCATTATTCTAGACGACGAACCTTTTGCTGTAAAATTAATTGCCGATTACGCTTCTAAAATCTCAAGATTAAATGTTTTGTATGCAGATAGCGATGTCTTTAAAGCGATTGAAGTTTTAAATACAGAATCGGTCGATTTGATTTTTATTGATATCCAGATGCCGCAATTGACTGGAATCGAATTGATGCAGATGTTCAATCAGAAGTATAATTTCATTATCACATCAGCTTATCCGCAATATGCCCTGGAAGCTTTTCAGTTTCATGTGATCGATTATTTGTTAAAACCGATTACGTTTAATCGTTTTTATCAAAGTGTAGAAAAGTTCATTCGTTGGCAGGAAACTTTTCAAATTCCTGAAAAAGCAGGAGATGATTATCTATTTGTAAAAGCGGATCGAAAGCATTATAAAATTGCTCTAAACGATATTTTGTATATTGAAGGATTACGAGATTATATTCGCATTCACACTAATGATGAAAAGATAATGGCACTGGAGAATATGAAAGATATTTTGGAGAAACTTCCTAATCAGTTTATTCGAATTCATCGTTCTTATATTATTCCAAAGGATAAAATAAAGGTAATAGATGGAAACCAGATTGTAATGAAAAGCGGAAATGCTTTGCCAATAGGAGAGACGTATAGGAAATTGGTTAGTGAGTGGTTGATGTAA
- a CDS encoding outer membrane beta-barrel family protein, whose amino-acid sequence MNRIILLSVLFLFQINAFSQQFSVKGKIINQNKTPLEFATATLLKEDKTLYQQASTDSLGNFILNTEKVNYRLIIEQFGTEFSNKEIIVNQDLDLGIIELKELVQLDGITIKSRKKLVEQKVDRLVFNVENSVVATGGTALDALKSTPTVRVQNETISIVGKGEVLVMIDDRLNKMTQEDLVAFLRSIPADNIKSIEVITTPPAKYEAEGNSGLINIKLKTAKANSWTANLGSTYVQRSYASGNINGLFIYNYNKLSLQASINKGTDQFRTTSDNRIYYPNEVWKQDITTKSKTHLLSIGFGADYKLTENWTSGVKYLGSFNDRTSANNPLTTRYNTAGEINSYVLSDVNAQNKPQMNSVNWNNVFNLNNEGKNITVDLDYFNYQKNDSRGFSGNELDKQKENIPGTYFAAINSNLNRLKNYSAKIDFSFPYSWANISFGGKGFYTNTKNNLTVCDNETRTPILDTNYSNIFTYKEYNEAIYFSANKKLNEKWETQIGLRTEATQTEGYSENLNQTNKNNYIKLFPTAYVTYNANDNNSYSLNYSRRIRRPDFDYLNPFVIRTSPFYYSQGNPFLKPSIIDNFEFSYIRNQKWVNTIYFSQVSNFGQELAIIDPETNITKSTPINYADTYQIGISTYYNFNKYSWWNSFMGFNLNYQNVKSRTNLIASVDGYNGYIYSNNDFTVNQSKTLFLGLNYGLQLPGRYQVFNISTLNILDVSVKFLALKKNLSITLTGEDLLNTQKPLISYYSNGIKNTMKNYGDSRAFRIALSYKFGNQNVKSKDRNFGNEEERNRTN is encoded by the coding sequence ATGAACAGAATCATTTTATTATCCGTTTTATTTCTATTTCAAATCAATGCTTTCAGTCAACAATTTTCAGTAAAAGGAAAAATCATCAATCAGAATAAAACACCGCTGGAATTTGCAACGGCAACTTTATTAAAAGAAGACAAAACTTTATATCAACAAGCTTCAACTGATAGTTTAGGTAATTTCATTTTAAATACTGAAAAAGTGAACTATAGATTAATTATAGAACAATTTGGAACCGAATTTAGCAATAAAGAAATAATCGTAAATCAAGATCTTGATTTAGGAATAATCGAATTGAAAGAACTAGTGCAATTAGACGGCATAACTATAAAATCAAGAAAAAAACTGGTAGAACAAAAAGTAGATCGATTGGTTTTTAATGTCGAAAATTCTGTTGTTGCAACTGGCGGAACAGCTTTGGATGCGTTAAAATCTACCCCGACAGTGAGAGTTCAGAACGAAACCATTTCTATTGTTGGAAAAGGAGAAGTTTTGGTTATGATTGATGATCGTTTGAACAAAATGACGCAGGAAGATCTCGTTGCATTTCTTAGATCAATTCCTGCAGATAACATAAAAAGCATCGAAGTAATTACAACGCCTCCAGCAAAATATGAAGCGGAAGGAAACAGCGGTTTAATCAATATTAAACTGAAAACTGCTAAAGCGAATTCTTGGACTGCAAATCTTGGCTCTACTTATGTACAAAGAAGTTACGCCAGCGGAAACATAAACGGATTATTTATCTACAATTATAATAAATTGTCGCTTCAGGCTTCAATTAATAAAGGAACAGATCAATTTCGCACTACTTCAGATAATAGAATTTATTATCCAAATGAAGTTTGGAAACAAGATATTACAACCAAATCAAAAACCCATTTATTGAGCATTGGTTTTGGTGCCGATTATAAACTAACTGAAAATTGGACGTCTGGAGTAAAATATTTAGGAAGTTTTAATGACAGAACTTCAGCAAATAATCCGCTCACAACTCGTTACAATACTGCTGGAGAAATCAATTCTTATGTATTATCTGATGTAAATGCACAGAACAAACCGCAGATGAATTCAGTAAACTGGAATAATGTTTTCAATTTAAATAACGAAGGTAAAAACATTACGGTTGATTTGGATTATTTCAACTACCAAAAAAATGATTCTAGAGGTTTTTCAGGTAATGAATTGGACAAACAAAAGGAGAATATTCCAGGAACTTATTTTGCAGCAATTAATTCTAACCTGAACCGATTGAAAAATTATTCGGCAAAAATTGACTTTTCGTTTCCTTATTCTTGGGCGAATATAAGCTTTGGAGGAAAAGGATTTTATACCAACACCAAAAACAATCTGACCGTTTGTGATAACGAAACCAGAACTCCGATTCTAGACACCAATTATTCTAATATATTCACATACAAAGAATACAATGAAGCAATCTATTTTTCTGCAAACAAAAAATTAAACGAAAAATGGGAAACACAAATTGGCTTAAGAACAGAAGCTACACAAACAGAAGGCTATTCTGAAAATCTAAACCAAACTAATAAAAACAACTATATTAAATTGTTTCCAACGGCTTACGTTACCTACAATGCAAACGATAACAATTCGTATTCTTTAAATTACAGCCGAAGAATCCGCCGACCAGATTTTGATTATTTGAATCCGTTTGTGATTAGAACCAGTCCGTTTTACTATTCTCAAGGAAATCCGTTTTTAAAACCTTCTATTATAGATAATTTTGAGTTTTCTTATATTAGAAATCAAAAATGGGTAAATACAATCTATTTTTCTCAGGTTTCTAATTTCGGACAAGAATTAGCAATTATCGATCCTGAAACGAATATTACCAAAAGTACACCAATCAACTATGCTGACACTTACCAAATTGGTATTTCAACCTATTACAATTTCAATAAATATTCATGGTGGAACAGCTTTATGGGATTCAATTTAAACTATCAAAATGTAAAATCGAGAACGAATCTAATTGCTTCTGTAGATGGTTACAACGGTTATATTTACAGCAATAATGATTTTACGGTAAATCAATCTAAAACTCTTTTTCTGGGTTTAAATTATGGTTTGCAATTGCCAGGACGCTATCAAGTTTTTAATATTTCGACTTTGAATATTTTGGATGTTTCCGTGAAATTTCTAGCATTAAAAAAGAACCTTTCGATTACTTTAACTGGCGAAGATTTATTGAATACGCAAAAGCCTTTAATTTCTTATTATTCAAACGGAATTAAAAACACAATGAAAAATTATGGTGATTCTAGAGCTTTTAGAATTGCATTGAGTTACAAATTCGGAAACCAAAATGTAAAATCTAAGGATAGAAACTTTGGAAATGAAGAAGAAAGAAATCGTACGAATTAG
- a CDS encoding sensor histidine kinase has translation MYKGTITKRLECLIHIIYWLLISYFTFVKNPIGARFSVPDLFLCTYFIVFIITFYFHYLIVMKKVFKAFNWKRLFAGVFVSYLIFTFLRFVLEQIITKLLFDRVNYTNVNFLSYMLDNLHYSSMAIILSSFLWFVIYSIRLLEYNKLILEENKNTEIKFLKAQINPHFVFNTLNNIYSMVYFQSDKSLIAIDKLSQIMRFTTYESQKEKIKLSDEVDYIKAYIELEQLRHQDNVRVDFNVELKNECEEIPPYILSPLVENALKHGEVSGLEPIEIQLKVSSEKLIFKVKNKIGTQKKDSLGGIGLDNLQKRLQIHYPEKHQLKITKEEKHFTAELEIDLK, from the coding sequence ATGTATAAAGGAACCATTACCAAAAGGCTCGAATGTCTAATTCATATTATTTATTGGCTTTTAATTTCATATTTCACTTTCGTGAAAAATCCGATTGGAGCACGATTTTCTGTACCCGATCTATTTCTTTGCACTTATTTTATCGTTTTCATTATTACGTTTTATTTTCATTATTTGATCGTAATGAAAAAGGTTTTCAAAGCTTTCAATTGGAAAAGGCTTTTTGCGGGAGTTTTCGTTTCATATCTTATTTTTACTTTTCTAAGATTTGTTTTAGAGCAGATCATAACCAAACTTTTGTTTGATAGAGTAAATTATACCAACGTTAATTTTCTGAGTTATATGCTCGATAATTTGCATTATAGCAGTATGGCAATTATTTTGAGTTCGTTTCTTTGGTTCGTGATTTATTCGATTCGTCTTTTGGAATACAACAAGCTCATTTTGGAAGAAAATAAGAATACCGAAATCAAATTTTTGAAAGCTCAGATTAATCCGCACTTTGTATTTAATACTTTAAATAACATTTACTCAATGGTTTATTTTCAGTCAGATAAGTCGTTGATTGCAATTGATAAATTGAGTCAGATTATGCGTTTTACAACTTACGAATCACAGAAAGAAAAGATTAAACTTTCAGACGAAGTTGATTATATAAAAGCGTATATTGAACTCGAACAATTGCGTCATCAAGACAATGTTCGAGTTGATTTTAATGTCGAACTGAAAAATGAATGTGAAGAAATTCCGCCATACATTTTGTCGCCTTTGGTAGAAAATGCTTTAAAACACGGAGAAGTTTCAGGCTTAGAACCAATAGAAATTCAGCTAAAAGTTTCATCTGAAAAATTGATTTTTAAAGTGAAGAATAAAATCGGAACACAGAAAAAAGATAGTTTAGGCGGAATTGGTTTAGATAATTTGCAAAAGCGTTTACAGATTCATTATCCCGAAAAACATCAATTAAAAATCACAAAAGAAGAAAAACATTTTACAGCCGAACTTGAAATAGATTTAAAATGA
- a CDS encoding TetR/AcrR family transcriptional regulator, whose product MTKGEETRQFIIEKAAPIFNTKGIAATSMSDIMEATKLSKGSMYVHFENKDVLACAAVDHNMKILSSKLENALREGKSAKEQLFAYIDFFSNPINPPVIGGCPLLNFGTEADDTNPIVKEKVNAAIKRGQVLLTSIIEKGIADKEFDSDWNASEFAITLFAMLEGGHLMSRVSGNNDNMKTIEKTLKKIISEKLI is encoded by the coding sequence ATGACAAAAGGTGAAGAAACCAGACAATTTATTATAGAAAAAGCGGCTCCTATTTTTAATACAAAAGGAATTGCAGCTACTTCTATGAGCGATATTATGGAGGCCACGAAATTGTCTAAAGGAAGTATGTATGTACATTTTGAAAACAAAGATGTTTTGGCCTGCGCTGCTGTAGATCATAATATGAAAATATTAAGTTCTAAACTTGAAAATGCACTTAGAGAAGGTAAAAGTGCCAAAGAGCAGCTTTTTGCTTATATCGATTTTTTTAGTAACCCAATCAATCCACCAGTAATAGGCGGATGCCCTTTGCTAAACTTTGGAACTGAAGCAGACGACACAAATCCAATTGTAAAAGAAAAAGTAAACGCTGCCATCAAACGCGGACAAGTGCTTTTAACTTCGATTATAGAAAAAGGAATTGCCGATAAAGAATTTGATTCTGATTGGAATGCATCAGAATTTGCCATTACACTTTTTGCCATGCTTGAAGGAGGACACCTAATGTCTCGAGTGTCTGGCAATAACGATAACATGAAAACAATAGAGAAAACGCTTAAAAAAATTATATCTGAAAAATTAATATAA
- a CDS encoding SDR family NAD(P)-dependent oxidoreductase, whose translation MSKTILITGASKGFGRAWTEAFLAKGYNVAATARNLETLNDLKEKYGSAILPLKLDVNNRLESLEVVQKAKQHFGTIDVLINNAGYALTGAIEEASEQEAREQFETNFFGTLWLTQAVIPIMREQKSGHIIQVSSILGLATLPTGMGLYSASKFAVEGLSETLASEVKQFGINVTLLEPNGYESNIWHTGITSESLPYYDEIKKALAERENIFGKVEATAPIVVKLVENENPPLRLLLGKVAFPFVKQSYDQRLESWEKWNDVSVEAHG comes from the coding sequence ATGTCAAAAACAATTTTAATTACAGGAGCTTCAAAAGGATTTGGAAGAGCTTGGACAGAAGCTTTTTTAGCTAAAGGATACAACGTTGCTGCAACAGCAAGAAATCTAGAAACGTTAAACGATTTAAAAGAAAAATACGGAAGCGCAATTCTACCTTTAAAATTAGACGTAAACAATCGTTTAGAATCTCTAGAAGTAGTTCAGAAAGCAAAACAGCATTTTGGAACCATTGATGTTTTGATCAACAATGCAGGTTATGCGCTTACAGGCGCGATTGAAGAAGCAAGCGAACAAGAAGCAAGAGAACAATTTGAAACTAATTTCTTTGGAACATTATGGTTAACACAAGCTGTTATTCCAATAATGAGAGAGCAAAAAAGCGGTCATATTATTCAAGTTTCTTCTATTTTAGGATTGGCGACTTTACCAACAGGAATGGGACTTTACAGCGCTTCTAAATTTGCTGTTGAAGGTTTAAGCGAAACATTGGCATCTGAGGTAAAACAATTCGGAATCAACGTTACTTTATTGGAACCAAACGGTTACGAGTCTAACATCTGGCATACTGGAATTACCAGCGAAAGTTTACCATATTATGACGAAATCAAAAAAGCTTTGGCTGAAAGAGAAAACATTTTTGGTAAAGTTGAAGCGACTGCTCCAATAGTTGTAAAATTAGTAGAAAATGAAAATCCACCTTTACGTTTATTACTTGGAAAAGTGGCATTTCCGTTTGTAAAACAAAGCTATGATCAAAGATTGGAAAGCTGGGAAAAATGGAATGATGTTTCAGTTGAAGCGCATGGTTAA